The following is a genomic window from Chanos chanos chromosome 1, fChaCha1.1, whole genome shotgun sequence.
TGTCTCTCTGCCCACCTGACAGTGAGACTGCCGAGCCTTACACTGAGCAGAGTGAGACAGCTGCAGACCAGTCCGACAGGTGCAGTGCCCACAAgccatcttcttcttcctcctcacaCCTGTACCACCAAGTGTCCCAGGGCTGTGCCTACCATTCGCCCCAACCAAAGAGGTGCCAGTGCTGCGAACACCGTCAGCCAATCAGGGCCAACCCCCACCTCAATCCTCACCCAATCAATTCTAGTCATCACCAAGGCTGCTCGGCAAACACAGTCAAGACTGGCGCACACAGCTGTAGCCCCTCCCATCTTCCGTCCTGTTACAATAAAACGCAGTGCCATTGGCTGCAAGGATCACGTGACAACAATAACCACAAGACTGTTCAGCATCATGTGGTAACTGTCAGGTACATGTTAtgtctttgttcatttatttttcctgaCATTGCAGTcagaacatttttattacatGAACAGATGTTTTCAAATTACGTGATCCTTTTTCTTCACAGGAATGAGGGACTCTACAAGATACCGAAAAGGTAGATTATGTTTCACAACATTTATATTGATCGAACAATCCCTACCACAGCTCTGTTTTAGGAATCGTTAAAAACAAATAGTAGATATCACccattttcactgtatttcaaTGATGTGTCCATTTCAAACATTCATGATGCCTTAAATCTTGGAATGACTGTCCTGACCGACTGTTTGGAGGTGAGAATATAGTTGTGATTTACGAACACTGCCCCTGAACTGATACgtttttcctgtgtttgacagtTATGCCCAGGTGATAGTGGAGTACCCTTTGGCGGCGCTTGTGGCGTTTGCTGCGGTGCTGCTgggttgctctctctctggcgTTTTGATTGGTCCCCTGCCAGACTTCTCTGATCCATTACTGGTGAGTGTTGCACACTGAGCCAGAAATGGGGAGACATTCTTACAGactaaagagagagggtgagagagagggagagagagagagagagagagatagagaaactACACAAAggattaaaaaatgaaaagcgcaagagaagaaggaaaagtcTGTTACGAATAGTGACACAAATTAATGATGAAGTGGAGCTCAGTAAACAAACTAACCAAAAATAAACTACATCTGCAAtccaaaaaaacattcatatagatctatatctatctatatatctgtctatctatctatatagaCTTACTCAGAGGACCAGCAAcataaaatggtaaaaaaaatgtctcaaaagATACCAGAACAGAGCAGATAGATTACTCAGACATTTTGTTTCTACTCTCCTGATCCTGACAGTCTATCACACTCTTGAACAGCACAGATGTGAGTTTCAGTGCCATTTTCTGTCCACTGATAAAAGGAGGTACACATAATTGCTGAATAATGAAATCCAGCTAATGGTCTTTTACAGCTTTGACAGAACACAACACCATAAGGCAGCAGTATTATTTAAATGTTCGATTTTTGAACGATGACGATGACGAACTTCGACAGTATCTGATGAGGTTCTTACTTAGCATCTGAAAGGACGAAAGCAACCCTGTACAAAATGGGAATTTATCTCTAAGATAAATGAATCTCCACTAATGAGAACCCAACAGtgatcagtaaaaaaaaaataaaataaaatcagcaaTGCTAATTTCTTCAGCAAATTAATTCAAGACACTGTGGTTCTTTGAGCTTCAAGAGGCATTTTTTGTGTCAACTGTACGTCTTTGATTGGCCCCTCACAGGGGTTTGAGCCTCAGGGAACAGAAATCGGGATCCGATTGGCGGCTTGGTCCAAACTACAGCAGAATACGGGACCAGGAAAAACCTTGTCGTTGCTTCCGCAGCAGGTCATGGATAAAGCCGCTGAGAGGTAACACATGAAAATGGCCGAGCTCTCTAGCACATGCAGAGACTTAATGCACTCGAAAGGATGAAGTTACAAAAGAGGAGCCCCAGGAAGTCTCACCTTGTCAGGCTAAATTACAACAttacactgggaaaaaaaaaaaatattacgcATTTCAAAAAGATCTCAGTAGGCCATCCCATTTTAGACAACCCatttcactgtgctgtgtggaaTTTCATTGTTGAAGAAAACAACTTAATTCACATTTAAGCTATGCAGTAATTATATATAGGCATGTCGTACCGGAGGTAGTTATTCTGCCACGGATAAAGCAAACCACTTAAGCTTTTTGTGTAGTTCCAATGTCTAAGCCGCATTAACAGAACTGGCACGTGTCTTGTGTTTGTCCTTATGGAGCAATGCTTTCAGTAAGGGAAAAGACGCTGATGGATCTAGGCATCACTTCAGGTTACGATCAAGAAGAATGCTGGGCCAGGAATCTACGGACCATGCTTTTTTCTGTAACACTCCAGGTGAATGCTCAGAATTCACTTTGTGGTTGGTTTAAACCTCTGTCGACGTGTACTGAGTCAGTCaagaaaaacattcatcttttttttttttttagtttgatcACATAGTGCATTGACTACGGTGTGCGATAAGGGATTATGGTTTCTTCCCGCCGTCTGTGTTCCTTATAGGGGAGCGCTATGCTCAGCTGGTCTTCCGCTCTGAAAACTCTGGCAGTCTCTGGAGTCTAAAGTCAATCTATGCCATGTGTCAGATGGAGCAGAGGCAGGTATGCTACAACTTTATTTTACTAAGAGACCATTCTTTGTGGGCTTCTCTGTGAATGCTAGGGGAGCTGAACGTTCTTCAAAGAAAAAGCGCTTGAGTAATTCAATAGGTATGCCCGATAGACAAGTTAGACTAAGTGCAGATCAGCATGGACATTTATTGCGTCTGCAATTCGGACCTTGACAACACCCCATGTCACGAAGCTAAGACCGTGAAAACATGGTTTGAATACAGTATTGCCACGTCCAGTTAGGACCCTGATCTTGAATCCACACCCAGGGTGGTATAGCAAAAACTGCACGGTtcaatttgaaatttgaatggCAACGGTATATATCACAGTATAATGTTTTCGTACTCATGTTCAGACTTCCAATCCAAACCATATCCACACAATGAAGGAGGGATTTCTTTTTGGAATGAAATGTGAAGGTTGACGTACGACATTATTTTATGTAGAGGTTGTCCcatgtgttcttattttttttttaatctatagATTAAAACCTAATGTTCATTTTCTAAAACaacatcttttcatttcttttatttgacaGCACGTACATTCAGACAACTGACGTGCTATCCTGCATTTGCAAATACGACAatcatttttctcctcctgGAAATTAATATGAGTATAAAATCCCTACAGTAGCATAAATGTTGACACTGAATAGTCATAACCTGCAGTACAGTGAACTGAACTGTTCTCACGAGCCATTGGACAGGACATTTTGCACTAGTCTTTGTACCAGCATTGCCTATGTGAACCAGTCAGTGGCTTGATGATGAGCAAGCTTTAGACTGTATGCCATGTCGTGGGTTTGAAGAAAATTTGTGCTGTCAGCTGGGTCTCTAAGAATTAAAACGTTGAGAAGCAATAATGTTCTATACTGCCAGGTTTCTGCTTAACCATGATGTGAAGCTGACGTTAAAGCTGAGGCTTTTAAGACTTtcacaaatattattttaatctgACCCCAGTATGATTTAAGTGTCACGAGTCAGATtaataagaaacaaaacattaagtTCTGCCGTTTTGTTTCAGATACGTTCACAGGCCCAGTTTGAACAGCTCTGCCAAGTTAGAACTGCGCTTGATGGATCCATAGGGGAGTGCTGCCCAAGCTGGTCTCTGGGGAACTACCTAGCTCTTCTCAATAACGCCTCATCCTGTTTCAGCCTGACTGCAAAGCACGTGTCCGACAGTTTAAGTTTACTCAGGCACTGTGCTCCGTACTACCACGACGGAAGTCTGATCGCGTCGTGCGCAGAAAGGGGAAAACTTGGTCGCTGCGCCTCCGTTCCATTTCGCTGCAAGCAGTCCAGTATCATTTTCCAGATTCTTCACTATTTGGTGGACAAGGACTTCTTGGGACCACAGACAGTAGAGTATCAGGTTCCTTCCCTGAAGTATACTGTTTTATTTCTACCAGTGGAGAAAGGAGAGGCCTTAATGGATATATTTCTGGACGAACTGGAGGGTCATGAGCTTACGTACAACAACATTACAATCACAGGAATGGACCTGGGCATCAAACAGAGGCTTTTTAAGTACTACTTGGCTCGGGATTCTGTCTACCCGGTTCTAGCAGTGGTTGCCTTGACGATCACCATGGCCATGTACCTCAGATCATTTCTCCTGTCAGTACTGTCGGCGATAGCAATCACACTCTCCCTTCTTACGTCTTATTTCTTCTACACGGTCGCTTTCCAGttgatgttttttcccctcctcaacCTTGCTGCGGTTCTGGTCCTTTTGGGAAGCAGTCTGAATCAAGCGTTCACCTTCATGGACTTTTGGAATTCACAACTAACCCACAACCCGCCTGCATCTctagagaaaagaatgaatcgTGTTTTACAGGAGATGGGATACTTGATATTAGCGTCAGGCCTTACCTCCAGCGTCACGTTCTTCTCAGGGTACATCTGCAGCATCACAGCTGTGAGGTGCTTTGCTGTGTACCTTGGCATTGCCTCCTTAGTCAACACTCTGTTTGCCCTCGTTTGGCTTCCCTGTGCCCTTATTTTACGAGAGCGCCATATGGTAACATCCTCAGCCTCCATTGTTAAGCCAGACTGGAAGGCCTGTTGTGTGAAAAACCCAGGTGGATTCTGGGATACAAGTTCAAGAAAACGTTGCCTTTTCACAATGGGACAGAAGCTGAGGGGGGTCAAACGGGGACTGTCGGATACGTCCAAGCTGCTCTTCCTAAAGATCCTTCCGTGTGGAGTGGTTAAATTTAGATATATTTGGATCTGCTGGTTTGCAGTGCTAGCGGTAGGTGGAATGTATATATCGTGCGTAGACCCTGGTATGAAATTGCCAACCTCAGACAGCAGAGCAACACAGCTGTTCCGTTCCAGTCACCCCTTTGAAAGATATAATGCAGAGTATCGGCACCAGTTCATGTTTGAGAgggtgaagagaggagaggatgaacCAATGGCGGTCACCCTCGTTTGGGGTGTCATCCCCTCAGACAACAAGGATCTTTTCAGTCCCACGGCCAGTGGATCGCTGGCAATGGATCCGGACTTTAACATGAGCAGCCCAGAGGCCCAAGTGTGGTTGCGAGACTTGTGCGGAAGAATCCAAAACCAGAGCTTCTATTCGGCATCGCTGTCTGACCATGAGGCATCCGAAGACAATACCTGTTTTGTCAGACAGCTGATTCACTGGGTGTCTATTCGACGTTGCTCTGAAAATGAGGATGCGTTTAGTTTCTGTTGCAATGATATTCCTTTCCCCTATCCTCCAGGTGTTTTTGAGCAGTGCCTTGGAATGATGATGGCAGAGCAGTATGCAGAAGCTCATTTGCCTAGAGATGGTGGCATCAGATTTGATTCGGACGGTCGGATTGCTGCTCTAATTGTAGCGTTTAAAACGTCACAGCTATACAGCTTCAACTTCAGTCGAATGACAAACTTCTACAAGGAAATTTCGTCATGGTTTCACGAGGAAATGTCCAGTGCACCGCTAGGGCTACGGAGGGGATGGTTTGTGAGTCAGTTATCTTTGTACGACCTGCAACAAAGCCTGAGCTCGGAAACTTTGGAAGTGGCCGGGTTTTCGGTGGCCCTTACCTTTGCCCTTCTCCTGCTGACCACATGGAATATCCCTCTCAGCATTTATGGTACTGCTGCTGTTGGGGGTAGTGTTTTTGCCACCATTGGACTCCTTGTACTCTTAGAATGGCAGCTCAATGGTGTAGAAGCCCTCTTCATATCGGCTGCTGCAGGGTTGTCAGTTGACTTTGCAGCCAATTACGGCATTTCTTACAGTCTGGCTCCACACAATGACAGACTAGGAAGAGTAGCACATTCCCTTAAAAGAATGGGTTGCCCTGTCGCCACATGTGCGGGGGCGTATTTCTGTGTGGGAATAATTATGTTACCCTCAACTGCATTGCTATTCAGGAAGCTGGGGATTTTTTTACTTCTCGTGAAATGTGTCGCTTGTGGTTTCGCCACTTTTTTCTTCCAGTCGTTGTGCTGTTTCTTTGGCCCGCAGAAGAACTGCGGGAAAATCATTCTGCCTTGTGCaacagagaaagtgacagaaaataTTCTGTCTTCTTGCTCAGCCACAGAAGCAGGGGCTCCTAACCCCTCAGCTAATGGGGCATTTGGATGCGGTGCCGGATCTAGGGTGGAAAGGAATTTCAATAAGGAGAGCGGTGGAGGGTTTCTGTGTCCAAACCAACAACGCCACAGGCAAAGGCAGGCAAGGGGAGGGATGGAGCCAGAACAGTATGAGCTGCAGCCTCTTGCTTGTCAGCTGAGTGACAGCTTTGAGAATAGCACTTGCACCAGCAAACTATCCAACAGACCCTCCATCCTTTCGGACGATATCCAGTTCTGTGGCCTCAGTTCCCGTGGGGACTACGACAGGATCAGCATAGAGGCTGACAGCGAGGAAATGTGTAGCGGACCCCTCAAAGACTGCAACCCACCCCCAGCTCTCCAGACGTCCTCTCCCTATAAAGAGAACATGCTACGGCCTGTTGTGGTTCCCCTGGGGGACTTGGCCAAGGAGAGACTTCTATGCAAGAAATGTCGAGGGCAGTCGCGTAGCGCTGGCGTCAAAATGTGGAACGCTTCGATGTCATCCTCTTCAAGCATGGAAGATATCATTCTTACCCAGACCAGGGATACTGTCAAGAAGAGGTCGCTCTCTGTGGATGGACCCACCAGCATTGGTTCTTTTGAATGCCATTCTCACAAAAGACTATTGTCGTGCCAGTCACAAAGCTCCATTGATGGACTCGAGGACTCCAACGAAACCTGCTTAAGTGACATTGAACCTGCAGTCTCAGCATCTCAGACTGAAACTGAAGGAGACTTGAGACCAGGTCACCTTAATGGCAAAAGGGACACCCTACGGCTCTCCCTCAGGGAGACTGTTTTTGAGTCGACAGCCAAAGGGTCCGGAAGGTGGCGGACAAGCCAGTGTGAAATGCCTGTGATTTTGCCAAACAGTAAGCCAGACATGCCTGATGTTTGGATCAAAAGAGAAGGCCGGACTGAAGACGAAAGCTGAGTTTggtttctacaaaaaaaaaacaaaaaaaaacccccaacaaaatCTGAACAGACTTCAGCATGACCACAATATTGATGTTAAATTTTGGACAGAAAAATCCTATGATACTATTCAGTGTTCATCTGTGTCGGTTTATACATTTGTCTGTAAATATTTCGTGGAGATCAGACAGTACATTTACAATTTAGCTTTTACAACTTGAGAAATATCACACTTCATATGTCCCACTTTGAGCAATGGGTTCACACGCTCTGATTCCCAGTCTTtggaaaagaattaaaatatgCACTTGCAGAATGGATAGCAGTCAGCTTTGTTTTACATAGGGTCAGATGTTACATGTTAACATCATggaattattaaaaaaaggacatttcacCTGTTTCAACTGCAACTCTTTTAGATTATAGAATTTTAGCACACCAATGCATCTACCATTTCCTTGACAGCCAAGGACCATGTACAAAGCAGAGTGCCTAATAGGCTAATAATTTAATGCATGACACAACCTGGATACACCTCAGAATTCCTGCAAGTGGCAAATggacatttttgaaaaacaaaacactttacCATTATGACGTTTGTTTTGGGAATAGTGGACGCATTTCTtctttaacagtgtgtgtgtatacacacacacacacaaatacacacacacacacacacacacacatatatatatatatatatatacacacacacacatatataaacatacatacacacacacacttagaataTTTAAAGTTTATGGATAAATGCCTCTAGATGCAGCGATATGAAGACTAATCCTGTTATGTTATTATTTCATCTTCAAGAACAGATTTCAAAATCAACCTGTAAGAATGAAAACTGTAGCGTCAGCACACACCAAATGAGCACTTAAACTGGAAGGGAGGAGGGCCTCTAACTGTTCTCTGAAGTACTCTGACTTTAAAGAAACTATAGCATCTTGAAATGGGTGCTGACACTTCAACTAACAAAGCAAGAGCAGCTCACCACTGTTTCACAATACAGAAAATACAGATTTCACTGGTATTTATCCAAGTTATTACTTTTTGttggaaaatatttaaacaaaatccTAACTTTTGGTTTCTATATAGACTGAGATCATCAGAAAACTCATAAGGAGGAGTCCATTTAGGTGGAGCAGAAACTGGTCTATTAAAGATGtaatagtttgtttttttcccattgtttAAAGGTGGCTTGGCATGTTTTATTATTGATGTTTGGTGGTGCCCATTGCCAAAGCAAACTAACTAGTAAGAATCCAATGaattctgttctcctcacaaAATGTATTTGTCACCAACCTTTCGTTAAGAGGCCTTAAAAACTCATTCCTCATAAAACGATAATGGTTGTGCCCAGCATCAtataaacattatttttatcagtgtgtgaataaGCCTAAATTGTTTCCAGTTTTGAAAACACGCTACATCAACATTGTGGGTTTTGATAGGAGTATATATTACAATCTTGTGTGTGCTGTCTTtgggtgtttgtatgtgttcgGATGATCCGTGTTCAAAAGAAGGCCAAGTGGGTGTTACAATTTCTTGATGCAAAATGTATCGTGATACGTGCTGTTCACTAATCAGAATAATTGATATTGGGCCCAAATTTTATACGCTATTTTCTTATGATATGCAATTCAACAATCTAAACTTATATCAACCATCGTCCCATGAGATGTTATAGGCATTAAATGTAGCTTATCACTACCAAACTTTGGTACCGCAGTTCGGCGATGCGGGTACCAAAAGATATTCCATTTTCCTATCGTGTAGCCACAGTGTCCGCAGGCTTATAGCTTCAAAACCACAACAGATTACTCCTCATGCAGCGAATCAGGACCCAATTTGAGCATATGAATGGGAGAGTCAGGTGTGGTAGATTAAAGCTGACACAAACACCTGCATTCTCAGCTCAGAAGGCCTGCAGGACATTGGCTAGGTATCCTTGTGAAGTCTTCATCGTTTGTTATGTGgcaattttatttacagtacCCTTAGGATCGTGGACGATGATCACTTACGCTTCTAGGGTCAATACTGAGCCGTGCCGACCCGATCTGTGGGGTCGGTTTTTCCAATATACTGGCCAAACACCAATATAATGGTAAACTGAACATCGTCGCTGAGACCAACTCCCACAAGTAAGAGAAATGATGCATCAGTAACACTAGAAGTGTTCCATGTACAAGCAAATAATTTACTTTTTCATACTTTATTTCAACAGACAAATGTGGTTAACATTACACTGATTCAGCATTGGATTTCATAATTGTTCATTTCACAACGGAGCTGGAAAATTGTTTTATACGGACGCGGACGTGCCCAGCTCAATGAGATGATGATTCAATTAATTCTTAACTGTAACCAAGTGCCAATCATAAAGTGTAACTATCAGTTGTgccaaataaaatgtattattttgtaatttttacTGTAACAAAAATGATGTTATATGCTCTTGCCACAAGAACTGTGTGTggattgactgtgtgtgaaaaagaaaaaaaaatcactgaataaaatagattttttattgaaaatatgCAATAAGTAGATGTGGTAATTCCTTTGGTTGCTGGGTGTagtttttgaaattttcattagtttttatttttat
Proteins encoded in this region:
- the disp2 gene encoding protein dispatched homolog 2, encoding MDTGSISEESGDAERMHSTATERPQQEAPQSEIPEVSLCPPDSETAEPYTEQSETAADQSDRCSAHKPSSSSSSHLYHQVSQGCAYHSPQPKRCQCCEHRQPIRANPHLNPHPINSSHHQGCSANTVKTGAHSCSPSHLPSCYNKTQCHWLQGSRDNNNHKTVQHHVVTVRNEGLYKIPKSYAQVIVEYPLAALVAFAAVLLGCSLSGVLIGPLPDFSDPLLGFEPQGTEIGIRLAAWSKLQQNTGPGKTLSLLPQQVMDKAAESKGKDADGSRHHFRLRSRRMLGQESTDHAFFCNTPGERYAQLVFRSENSGSLWSLKSIYAMCQMEQRQIRSQAQFEQLCQVRTALDGSIGECCPSWSLGNYLALLNNASSCFSLTAKHVSDSLSLLRHCAPYYHDGSLIASCAERGKLGRCASVPFRCKQSSIIFQILHYLVDKDFLGPQTVEYQVPSLKYTVLFLPVEKGEALMDIFLDELEGHELTYNNITITGMDLGIKQRLFKYYLARDSVYPVLAVVALTITMAMYLRSFLLSVLSAIAITLSLLTSYFFYTVAFQLMFFPLLNLAAVLVLLGSSLNQAFTFMDFWNSQLTHNPPASLEKRMNRVLQEMGYLILASGLTSSVTFFSGYICSITAVRCFAVYLGIASLVNTLFALVWLPCALILRERHMVTSSASIVKPDWKACCVKNPGGFWDTSSRKRCLFTMGQKLRGVKRGLSDTSKLLFLKILPCGVVKFRYIWICWFAVLAVGGMYISCVDPGMKLPTSDSRATQLFRSSHPFERYNAEYRHQFMFERVKRGEDEPMAVTLVWGVIPSDNKDLFSPTASGSLAMDPDFNMSSPEAQVWLRDLCGRIQNQSFYSASLSDHEASEDNTCFVRQLIHWVSIRRCSENEDAFSFCCNDIPFPYPPGVFEQCLGMMMAEQYAEAHLPRDGGIRFDSDGRIAALIVAFKTSQLYSFNFSRMTNFYKEISSWFHEEMSSAPLGLRRGWFVSQLSLYDLQQSLSSETLEVAGFSVALTFALLLLTTWNIPLSIYGTAAVGGSVFATIGLLVLLEWQLNGVEALFISAAAGLSVDFAANYGISYSLAPHNDRLGRVAHSLKRMGCPVATCAGAYFCVGIIMLPSTALLFRKLGIFLLLVKCVACGFATFFFQSLCCFFGPQKNCGKIILPCATEKVTENILSSCSATEAGAPNPSANGAFGCGAGSRVERNFNKESGGGFLCPNQQRHRQRQARGGMEPEQYELQPLACQLSDSFENSTCTSKLSNRPSILSDDIQFCGLSSRGDYDRISIEADSEEMCSGPLKDCNPPPALQTSSPYKENMLRPVVVPLGDLAKERLLCKKCRGQSRSAGVKMWNASMSSSSSMEDIILTQTRDTVKKRSLSVDGPTSIGSFECHSHKRLLSCQSQSSIDGLEDSNETCLSDIEPAVSASQTETEGDLRPGHLNGKRDTLRLSLRETVFESTAKGSGRWRTSQCEMPVILPNSKPDMPDVWIKREGRTEDES